TTCTCAATCAACTCTTCATCATTAAACCCAGCCACAACAGTCGAACCAGACCCTGTCATTAAAGCAAAAGTCGCGTCTAACGATAATAAAGTTTCTTTTATTTCTTTAATAACTGGATATTTTGAAAACACTGACAACTCAAAAGCATTGTAATACTCCCAGCCTTCTATTAGCTTGCCAGTAAATCTAGGTTTATAATCACGTTCAAGTGCAAATTTGTCCCAGTCAGCAAAAGCTTCCTTTGTTGATATTTGAATATCTGGATTAACTAGCAAAAAATATTTGGGAAGCTCAACTTCTATCTCCTGTAATTGTTCACCCCTACTAGTAACAAGTTTCGTGCCACCAAAATAACAGAAAGACACATCGGAGCCTATGCTAAGCAACAAAGAAAGCAACTCTTCTTTTGAAGGACTTATTCCCAACTCTTTCAAAAATACCTTAACAGCCGCAGCAGCATCAGCGCTACCTCCTGCCAATCCAGCACCCATAGGTATATTCTTCATTAACTTTACATTAAACCCATGTGTAACCTTCTGAGGAAATCTTTCTTGAATAACGGAATAAGCTTTTGCAATAATATTGTCTTTTTGCAAACTACAATTATTAGAATAGATGATTATTTCTTGAGTATCTATTTTTTCAAACGATAATTCATCACATAAAGAAACAGTCTGCATTATCATGCACATCTCATGCAAGTTACCCTTTGTTCCAAGTATATCTAATAGGAGATTAATTTTTGCGTGTGCTTTGGTTTGTATCATGTAAAATTCCCCTCAGACTCTGCGAGCCAGAGCTCCCCGCTTCGGGGAGCCAATGCCTTCCCAAATTGGGAAGGTGACAGGCAAAGCCTGACGAAAGGGTTTCTCTTATTTCTTTAGAAACAATTGTTCTGAAAAATCTTCAACTTTTACTGAAGCTGCTGCATCCTTTAATAAAGCATCTAAGGCTTCTTTTTGAGAATTTTGTTTAAGATAATTTTCTATCTCTGTAGAAACATCTTTATAAGCTAACTGCTCAGCATCTTTCTTGTCTTCAACAAAAATTACATGATAACCGTATTGGGTCTGAACTTCTTGCTTTGTATACTCGCCTTTTTTTAGTGCAAAGGCAGCTGTTTCAAAAGGTTTTACCATTTGACCCTTCGCAAACCAACCTAAGTCTCCACCATTAACCTTGCTTCCTGGATCCATAGAAAATTCTCTAGCAAGCGCTTGGAATGACTCACCTTTATTTAATTTAGCAATTATATCCTTAGCTTCTTTTTCTGTTGCTACTAAGATATGTCTAGCTTTAATTTGATCATCTTTTTTAAACATATCTTTATTTTCGTCATAATATTTTTTGGCATCTTTGGCTGAAACCTTAATCTTGCTTTCTATATTATCTTTCAAATATTGTGCTACCATAACTTGCTTTTTAATGTTTTCAATTTGAGCCAAAACTTCTTTATTTGTATCGTATTTAGCTTTATTAGACATTTCATAAACTAAATATTCTTTTTTGATACTATCTATAAGTATTTTTTTTCCATCTATAGAACTGTAATACTCTTGATATTGTTGTGGTAATGCGGCTATTTTCTCATCCAACTGTGACTGAGTTAATGTACTGTCTCCTACCCTTAAAATAACTTTGTCTGTTAATCCAAAACTAAACGCGAAAAAAAACAATGAAACTAGTAACGTAAATAAAACTGCAATTTTTTTCATAAACACCCTCTCCTTTTTTAAAATAACAAAACTTATTTTACAACATCAATTTAATAAATGCTATGCATCTTTTAAATATTCATAAGCCTCTTGAATTTCTTTCATCCGTTTTTCACTAGCAATTCGCACATCATTACCTAAATGAGCAACCACATCAGGGTGAAATTTTTTAGTTAGTTGTCTATGTGCTGATTTAATATCCGTTTGAGTTACACCTTCGGCTAATCCAAGTATCCGCAAATAATGTTCTCTGCCCTTGCCACCTGTTCTATTAGATGAAAACCCAGAGGAATATCTGGAAGAGCCAGAATAATATCTCGCACGCAAGAAAGCTTGGTCGTTAGGGTTTATTCCAATAAAGCTAATAAATTCATCTAAAACTCTTTTTTCTTGCTCGTTTATTGCAGAGTCGGAACCAGCCAAACGGAACATGAAATCCATTAAAGCAAGCTTAGTTGGATAATCAAGAGCTCTATTCATCTCAACTGCCAAGACAGAAACAGGCCTATTATACTTTAATTCAGCCATCAAAGTTTCTTCAGCCCAAAGCAAAGACTTTCCTCTGAACCCAAAGTTCATAGTAAAAAAATTCTTAACCATTTGTATTTCTGCTTTATCAATCTTCCCATCAGCAGCAAGAACCTTGGCAGAACAAACAAGCAATAAAATAAAAAACTTATTATGAGCTTCCGAGTGACCTTTAATATATTTTTTAACAATTGCATTACGTTTAATAATCCAATACAAATTCATGGCCATAAAGACAATGATCAACACTGGCATTAAGCTAATAAAAAACATTAAGAGAAATCCTGTTAACCGAATAAACAATAAAAAGATTATCCAAAAAGCAAAAACTCCCAAAAAAGTTGCAGACCGATCATTTTTTTTCATCTTTGGAATTATATCATGTTAAAATAAAAATATGGCAAAACTGAAGCTAGATTTACACGAAATATTTAATAAAGGAAGAATGATTGATAAAGAATTACAACGAATTATTGATGAAGCTGTTTCCAAAAAAATTAATCTTGTAGAAATCATCCCAGGTAAAGGAAGCGGGCAACTAAAAAAATCTGTTCTTAGATTTCTAAACCAACCTGAAATAAAAAAACTTTATCACAGAGTTGAAAAGGACGATAAAAACTTTGGCAGAATTTTTGTTCACTTTAGGTTCTAAAGTAATTCCCATTCTTTTTTATAATAGTCACTAATCATCCAATACTTAAACCAAGAAAATAATTTCCATCTTTTCTTTGCTCCAATGGCTATAACTTTTGCTTTTTCGGAAATGTAATAAAACAGCCCTGCTTTCTTTCTATCATCAAGAGAAGCGCCACTTTTAAGCAAATTGACCATAGAATATATACGAAACCTATCCATACCCCAATATTTACTAGATAATTGGTCACTATGACCACCTTTTTTGGTTATTAGCTTCTCAGGCATAGTATATATTGGATAAAGCAACGATATTCTTAGCCAAAGGTCATAATCCTCACAAGCCAATAGTTTCTCATCAAACAACCCAACCTTATCGAAAACATCCTTTTTTATCATTACTGCAGAGGGAGAAACAATACATAAAGGCAAGCAATCAAAAAATATCTTGCCACTTCTTTTTGTATGCTTTTTCATTGGATTAACATTTTTTCCGTTCCGAACCCATCTCTCTTGGGTTTGACAAACAGCTGCTCCTTTTTGGTCCATAAACTGAAGTTGTTTTTCTAACTTAGAACTTATCCACAGGTCATCACTATCTAAAAAGGCTAAAAAATCACCTCTAGCCTTAGCAATTCCTGCATTTCTTGCAGCAGAAACACCCCTATGTTCACAAAAAAATACTTTGATTTTCTGTGGATAACTTTCACTATATTGACGTAATATTTTCTTTGTTTTTTCTTGTGAACCATCATCAACAAGAATAAGCTCAAAATCATTGAACTTCTGAGCCAGTACGGAGTCTACCGCCTCTCTTAGCATCATCGGCCTATTAAATACTGGAATAATCACAGAAACTCGCGGGTCAGTCATAAGCTGTTGATAGGCTGTGGATAACTTTCCAAGCCCTACTCATTTCTCCCAAGGGTAAATAACCCAACAATCCGCATCTACATTAATACCCACGAATTCGGCCTTCAAGGAGCTCTTACCTTTGTCAACCAATACAGCCCTATCATACTGTTTATTAGTGTGCCCCATCCATTCCGCGATTATCTTAAACGTTGTACCAGAGTCTAAAATATCATCAACCAAGAGAATGTTATCACCAAGGATTTTCTTAGGCAAATCTAACACTCTAGGATCAACTATCTTCCTATCATCATAAGATTGAACATTTACAATATTAACTTCCTTCACGCCTAAATGATAAGACAAGTAGCCAGCCAAAAACAAACCACCTCTAGCAACGCCAACAATAACATCGTAAGTTTTATTGCTTTTCTTAATCTCAGAAACTATCTTGTTTGCATAACTCTGGAATTCATCCCAGCTAATGTTTAACTCTTTTTGTTGCATTAAATACTCCCAATCATTAATTATACTATATAATGTAGACAATTATGACACTCGCCCAATATTTTGAAAAACAAAATAATAAAATCATTTGTAAATTATGCCCACGAGAATGCTCTCTGCATGATGGACAAACAGGTTCGTGCCAAATTAGAACCAATATTAACAATGAGCTCAGAGCATTAACCTACGGCAAGTTTTGCTCTCTTGGCATTGACCCCATAGAAAAAAAGCCACTCTACCATTTTTATCCTAACCAAAAAATATTGTCGCTTGGTTCTATGGGATGCAACTTCCACTGTCATCACTGCCAAAACTGGGAAATCTCACAGCCACATCGAACAACAAATAGGCCTGTACTGTCTGAAATAAAAGTTGAAGAAATTATTGATAAAGCTAGAAACAATAACTTAAAATTAGTTGCTTTTACCTACAACGAACCTCTCATCCAAATAGAAACTCTACTAGAATATCTTCCCAAACTCCAAGAGGCTGGAATAAAAACCGTACTAGTAACCAACCTCTACATTAACCAAGGTCCCTTAAAAGCCGTTCTACCCTTTGTTGACGCTTTAAGTATAGACATCAAAGCCTTCAATGAGAAAAACTACCAAACACTGACAACGGCTAAAGCCTTGAAGATTATTAAAGCCAACATTATCCTTTGCTACCAAAGTGGTAAGCACATTGAGCTCGTCAGCAACCTTGTCGCCGATATTAACGACAACCTAGACGAACTAACAGAAACAGCAAAATGGATAAACTCTGTATCGCCAAACATCCCTTGGCACATAACATCTTTTTATCCAACATTCGAATACAGCAACAAACAGCCACTTAGCTCTACTTTCTTAAATAAACTTGACTCCAGCAAGAAGTCTTTTCCGCTTAATTATGTTTATACTAGGTTTGAACAAAACACGCATTGCCCAAACTGCCAACAAACCATCATCGCCAGAAACCGCTTTGAGGTTACTGAAATGCAATCATCAAATACTTGCCCTTATTGCCAAAAAGAAGTACCTTATCTGCATGTCTGTTAAATCTATTATCGCCGTAGACGGCCCCGCTGCTTCTGGCAAAAGTACTGTCGCCAAAAAATTGGCAGAAAAACTATCTATAACTTACTTAAGCTCTGGTTCAGTCTATAGAGCAATTACCTACGTTTGTTTAACTAATAACATCGTCGCTGACAACGAAAAAATTAAATTTTTCCTTAAACATTACAACGTTCGCACGAAATACGGAAAAATTTTTATAAATCATACTGATTACAGCCAATATCTTTCTCTTCCTGAAACTGAAAAGAACGTTTCCAAGTATTCCGCCTTAGCCTACGTGCGAGAATTTACACTAGAAATACTACGAAATACTGCAAAACACGAATCTATCGTAATGGACGGAAGAGATATTGGAACCGCTGTTTTCCCAGATGCTAACTATAAATTCTTTCTAACAGCCTCGACTGAAGTACGAGCAAAAAGAAGATACGACGAATTCTGCAAAACACACCCAAAGGAAAAAATTGAACTAAAAACTATCTTGTCTGAAATAATTCAAAGAGACGAAATGGATGAAACAAGAGAATTATCACCACTAAAAAAAGCAGAGGATGCTATCCTCATTGATAATTCTAAATTAAACATAGAGGAAACTATCCAAACGATATATAATTATATTCACAAATAAGACAAAGGCGCACTATATGAACAAAAAACCTTTATTAATTAGACTCATCCAAGATTTATCTAGCAAAGAATCCGTTAACCGTTTTCAAAAAAATCTATTAACAGGTTTCTTTGTTGCCTTACCCTCTATTGCAACTATTTGGATTCTGTCCATAATAATCAGAATAATAGGCACTCCTTTTGGTAAAATTATCAACAACTTGTTTGCAGATGGCAGAATGGACCCTTTCTATGAGCTAATACTGGGATTTATAATAGCAATCGCCTTCCTAGCTTCTTTAGGATATTTTGCCAAACTAGCTTTCATGAGAACTATCTCCAAAACAATTGAAAACTACATAGAAACTATCCCTGTTATTAATGCTGTGTACACAACAATTAAATCAATTATCTCAGCCGTCAGGTCTAACTCAAAATCTTTCCAAAGTGTGGCGATTATCCAATATCCCAGCAAAGGGATTTACACTATTGGGTTTATCACACAGAAAAATTTCCCAACAATGAAAACAAAAACAGGCACCATTCATAAAAACATGACCTCTGTGTTCGTTCCCACCACGCCTAACCCAACTTCTGGTTTCTTCGTGCTACTACCTAAAGATGAAGTAGAAATTCTCGACATTCCTATTGAAGACGGCTTAAAGCTAATCATTTCTGCTGGTGCTATCAGCCCCAAAGAAAAAGCCGAACTTCTTCAAAATGATGCTTTTGTTAAAAAATAACTATATAATTATAATTATTGTAGTTTTGTTAATTAACATAAAAGGAGTTTCCTAAACATGTTAGTATTTTCGCTTTATGCAATACTGCTACTGATAATACTTGGAGCAGTAGTTTATTTTGGAAAACCAACCAAAAAACAAAAAAAAGTTGATACTGCCGACATTCAAATATCTGTAGAAAATAAACAAGTCAGAAAAACTCGAGCTATTGAAGAAAACGAAGTTGTAAGAGAAGCCGAAAGCCACTTCAAGACACTTGTACTCAAAAATCCATATTCTCCTCTTCCGTATAAAGTACTCGCCGAGTTCTATATAAAAAATGGACTAAAAGATGAAGCGATTAAAAAATGTGAACAAATGATTCCGTATCTCAACAAAAGTTTTGACTTAGAGAAAGCAACTACTGTTTTAGAGTTTCTAGAAACAAACCAAAGACAAGATTTAATAGAAAAAATAACATCCCTAACTCAACCCAAGGAAAACTGATGGACTTAGCTA
This genomic stretch from Candidatus Margulisiibacteriota bacterium harbors:
- the ispE gene encoding 4-(cytidine 5'-diphospho)-2-C-methyl-D-erythritol kinase; the encoded protein is MIQTKAHAKINLLLDILGTKGNLHEMCMIMQTVSLCDELSFEKIDTQEIIIYSNNCSLQKDNIIAKAYSVIQERFPQKVTHGFNVKLMKNIPMGAGLAGGSADAAAAVKVFLKELGISPSKEELLSLLLSIGSDVSFCYFGGTKLVTSRGEQLQEIEVELPKYFLLVNPDIQISTKEAFADWDKFALERDYKPRFTGKLIEGWEYYNAFELSVFSKYPVIKEIKETLLSLDATFALMTGSGSTVVAGFNDEELIE
- a CDS encoding peptidylprolyl isomerase, with the protein product MKKIAVLFTLLVSLFFFAFSFGLTDKVILRVGDSTLTQSQLDEKIAALPQQYQEYYSSIDGKKILIDSIKKEYLVYEMSNKAKYDTNKEVLAQIENIKKQVMVAQYLKDNIESKIKVSAKDAKKYYDENKDMFKKDDQIKARHILVATEKEAKDIIAKLNKGESFQALAREFSMDPGSKVNGGDLGWFAKGQMVKPFETAAFALKKGEYTKQEVQTQYGYHVIFVEDKKDAEQLAYKDVSTEIENYLKQNSQKEALDALLKDAAASVKVEDFSEQLFLKK
- a CDS encoding TerB family tellurite resistance protein — its product is MKKNDRSATFLGVFAFWIIFLLFIRLTGFLLMFFISLMPVLIIVFMAMNLYWIIKRNAIVKKYIKGHSEAHNKFFILLLVCSAKVLAADGKIDKAEIQMVKNFFTMNFGFRGKSLLWAEETLMAELKYNRPVSVLAVEMNRALDYPTKLALMDFMFRLAGSDSAINEQEKRVLDEFISFIGINPNDQAFLRARYYSGSSRYSSGFSSNRTGGKGREHYLRILGLAEGVTQTDIKSAHRQLTKKFHPDVVAHLGNDVRIASEKRMKEIQEAYEYLKDA
- a CDS encoding Smr/MutS family protein, translating into MAKLKLDLHEIFNKGRMIDKELQRIIDEAVSKKINLVEIIPGKGSGQLKKSVLRFLNQPEIKKLYHRVEKDDKNFGRIFVHFRF
- a CDS encoding glycosyltransferase family A protein, with translation MTDPRVSVIIPVFNRPMMLREAVDSVLAQKFNDFELILVDDGSQEKTKKILRQYSESYPQKIKVFFCEHRGVSAARNAGIAKARGDFLAFLDSDDLWISSKLEKQLQFMDQKGAAVCQTQERWVRNGKNVNPMKKHTKRSGKIFFDCLPLCIVSPSAVMIKKDVFDKVGLFDEKLLACEDYDLWLRISLLYPIYTMPEKLITKKGGHSDQLSSKYWGMDRFRIYSMVNLLKSGASLDDRKKAGLFYYISEKAKVIAIGAKKRWKLFSWFKYWMISDYYKKEWELL
- a CDS encoding phosphoribosyltransferase family protein codes for the protein MQQKELNISWDEFQSYANKIVSEIKKSNKTYDVIVGVARGGLFLAGYLSYHLGVKEVNIVNVQSYDDRKIVDPRVLDLPKKILGDNILLVDDILDSGTTFKIIAEWMGHTNKQYDRAVLVDKGKSSLKAEFVGINVDADCWVIYPWEK
- the amrS gene encoding AmmeMemoRadiSam system radical SAM enzyme, with product MTLAQYFEKQNNKIICKLCPRECSLHDGQTGSCQIRTNINNELRALTYGKFCSLGIDPIEKKPLYHFYPNQKILSLGSMGCNFHCHHCQNWEISQPHRTTNRPVLSEIKVEEIIDKARNNNLKLVAFTYNEPLIQIETLLEYLPKLQEAGIKTVLVTNLYINQGPLKAVLPFVDALSIDIKAFNEKNYQTLTTAKALKIIKANIILCYQSGKHIELVSNLVADINDNLDELTETAKWINSVSPNIPWHITSFYPTFEYSNKQPLSSTFLNKLDSSKKSFPLNYVYTRFEQNTHCPNCQQTIIARNRFEVTEMQSSNTCPYCQKEVPYLHVC
- the cmk gene encoding (d)CMP kinase, whose amino-acid sequence is MSVKSIIAVDGPAASGKSTVAKKLAEKLSITYLSSGSVYRAITYVCLTNNIVADNEKIKFFLKHYNVRTKYGKIFINHTDYSQYLSLPETEKNVSKYSALAYVREFTLEILRNTAKHESIVMDGRDIGTAVFPDANYKFFLTASTEVRAKRRYDEFCKTHPKEKIELKTILSEIIQRDEMDETRELSPLKKAEDAILIDNSKLNIEETIQTIYNYIHK
- a CDS encoding DUF502 domain-containing protein, with product MNKKPLLIRLIQDLSSKESVNRFQKNLLTGFFVALPSIATIWILSIIIRIIGTPFGKIINNLFADGRMDPFYELILGFIIAIAFLASLGYFAKLAFMRTISKTIENYIETIPVINAVYTTIKSIISAVRSNSKSFQSVAIIQYPSKGIYTIGFITQKNFPTMKTKTGTIHKNMTSVFVPTTPNPTSGFFVLLPKDEVEILDIPIEDGLKLIISAGAISPKEKAELLQNDAFVKK